Proteins from a single region of Xenopus laevis strain J_2021 chromosome 9_10S, Xenopus_laevis_v10.1, whole genome shotgun sequence:
- the sbk1.S gene encoding serine/threonine-protein kinase SBK1 isoform X1, whose amino-acid sequence MDSFCFICFHRKAMRRMPGTSVNMSAGSVEQEPARKLGCCGVPVITEDMQALAIRSLSGSEVQKHYELIRDLGKGTYGRVELVSHKSTGNKMALKFVNKNKTKLKSFLREFSVTSALSCSPFIIRAFHVLFQTEDCYVFAQEYAPAGDLFDIIPPQVGLPEDMVKRCVQQLGLALDFMHSKSLVHRDIKPENVLLFDRECRRVKLADFGMTRKVGCRVKRVSGTIPYTAPEVCQAGRTEGFPVETSLDVWAFGVLIFCVLTGNFPWESASPGDAFFEEFVHWQKGRLPGLPSQWRRFSDNALRMFKRLLALEAEKRSPVKEVFFYIKYDLLSEARRRPSYRSRKQTGDKLPSVPQRHDNPTPLKRTILTEGGSSPRAPHSLPDPGQASAGSGRTDGRQDKSKAQMLLATAIEICV is encoded by the exons TGTGAACATGAGTGCTGGGTCGGTGGAACAGGAACCGGCCCGGAAGCTAGGCTGTTGTGGTGTGCCCGTGATCACTGAAGACATGCAGGCCTTAGCTATCCGCAGCCTGTCTGGGAGCGAGGTGCAGAAACACTATGAGCTGATTCGGGATTTGGGAAAAGGCACATATGGAAGGGTGGAGCTGGTATCGCACAAAAGCACAG GAAACAAGATGGCCCTGAAATTCGTGAACAAGAACAAGACCAAGCTAAAAAGTTTTCTTCGCGAGTTCAGTGTGACGAGCGCGTTGTCTTGCAGCCCTTTCATCATCAGAGCATTCCATGTTCTTTTTCAGACAGAGGATTGTTACGTCTTTGCCCAAGAGTACGCCCCTGCTGGAGACCTCTTTGATATCATCCCTCCACAA GTGGGTCTTCCCGAGGACATGGTGAAACGTTGTGTGCAGCAGCTGGGCCTAGCTCTAGACTTTATGCACAGCAAGAGCCTTGTTCACCGTGATATTAAACCTGAGAATGTCCTTCTGTTTGACCGTGAGTGCCGTCGGGTCAAGCTTGCTGACTTTGGCATGACTCGTAAAGTGGGTTGTCGAGTGAAGAGAGTTAGTGGCACCATCCCTTACACTGCTCCGGAAGTGTGCCAGGCTGGACGCACAGAGGGCTTCCCAGTAGAGACTAGCTTGGATGTTTGGGCTTTTGGGGTACTTATATTTTGTGTCCTCACTGGCAACTTTCCTTGGGAATCAGCATCACCAGGAGATGCCTTCTTTGAGGAATTTGTGCACTGGCAGAAAGGACGCTTGCCTGGTCTCCCCTCTCAGTGGAGAAGGTTTTCTGACAATGCTCTACGAATGTTCAAACGTCTCTTGGCTTTGGAGGCAGAAAAAAGGAGCCCAGTCAAGGAGGTCTTCTTCTATATTAAGTATGACCTGCTTTCTGAAGCCAGGCGGAGACCTTCCTACCGTTCTCGCAAGCAAACAGGCGATAAGTTACCATCAGTGCCCCAGCGCCATGATAACCCAACTCCCCTCAAGAGGACAATCCTCACAGAAGGAGGTTCCTCACCACGTGCCCCCCATTCCCTGCCTGACCCTGGCCAGGCTTCTGCTGGCAGTGGCAGGACAGATGGACGGCAGGACAAAAGCAAAGCTCAAATGCTGCTGGCCACCGCCATAGAAATATGTGTGTAG
- the sbk1.S gene encoding serine/threonine-protein kinase SBK1 isoform X2, with product MSAGSVEQEPARKLGCCGVPVITEDMQALAIRSLSGSEVQKHYELIRDLGKGTYGRVELVSHKSTGNKMALKFVNKNKTKLKSFLREFSVTSALSCSPFIIRAFHVLFQTEDCYVFAQEYAPAGDLFDIIPPQVGLPEDMVKRCVQQLGLALDFMHSKSLVHRDIKPENVLLFDRECRRVKLADFGMTRKVGCRVKRVSGTIPYTAPEVCQAGRTEGFPVETSLDVWAFGVLIFCVLTGNFPWESASPGDAFFEEFVHWQKGRLPGLPSQWRRFSDNALRMFKRLLALEAEKRSPVKEVFFYIKYDLLSEARRRPSYRSRKQTGDKLPSVPQRHDNPTPLKRTILTEGGSSPRAPHSLPDPGQASAGSGRTDGRQDKSKAQMLLATAIEICV from the exons ATGAGTGCTGGGTCGGTGGAACAGGAACCGGCCCGGAAGCTAGGCTGTTGTGGTGTGCCCGTGATCACTGAAGACATGCAGGCCTTAGCTATCCGCAGCCTGTCTGGGAGCGAGGTGCAGAAACACTATGAGCTGATTCGGGATTTGGGAAAAGGCACATATGGAAGGGTGGAGCTGGTATCGCACAAAAGCACAG GAAACAAGATGGCCCTGAAATTCGTGAACAAGAACAAGACCAAGCTAAAAAGTTTTCTTCGCGAGTTCAGTGTGACGAGCGCGTTGTCTTGCAGCCCTTTCATCATCAGAGCATTCCATGTTCTTTTTCAGACAGAGGATTGTTACGTCTTTGCCCAAGAGTACGCCCCTGCTGGAGACCTCTTTGATATCATCCCTCCACAA GTGGGTCTTCCCGAGGACATGGTGAAACGTTGTGTGCAGCAGCTGGGCCTAGCTCTAGACTTTATGCACAGCAAGAGCCTTGTTCACCGTGATATTAAACCTGAGAATGTCCTTCTGTTTGACCGTGAGTGCCGTCGGGTCAAGCTTGCTGACTTTGGCATGACTCGTAAAGTGGGTTGTCGAGTGAAGAGAGTTAGTGGCACCATCCCTTACACTGCTCCGGAAGTGTGCCAGGCTGGACGCACAGAGGGCTTCCCAGTAGAGACTAGCTTGGATGTTTGGGCTTTTGGGGTACTTATATTTTGTGTCCTCACTGGCAACTTTCCTTGGGAATCAGCATCACCAGGAGATGCCTTCTTTGAGGAATTTGTGCACTGGCAGAAAGGACGCTTGCCTGGTCTCCCCTCTCAGTGGAGAAGGTTTTCTGACAATGCTCTACGAATGTTCAAACGTCTCTTGGCTTTGGAGGCAGAAAAAAGGAGCCCAGTCAAGGAGGTCTTCTTCTATATTAAGTATGACCTGCTTTCTGAAGCCAGGCGGAGACCTTCCTACCGTTCTCGCAAGCAAACAGGCGATAAGTTACCATCAGTGCCCCAGCGCCATGATAACCCAACTCCCCTCAAGAGGACAATCCTCACAGAAGGAGGTTCCTCACCACGTGCCCCCCATTCCCTGCCTGACCCTGGCCAGGCTTCTGCTGGCAGTGGCAGGACAGATGGACGGCAGGACAAAAGCAAAGCTCAAATGCTGCTGGCCACCGCCATAGAAATATGTGTGTAG